A part of Escherichia marmotae genomic DNA contains:
- a CDS encoding DUF2628 domain-containing protein encodes MSKEYMNDGSLTEKWKFRFNFYEKHGFPGFWGATPEYKTAYKELKIRQRLTIQMNFIAFFFSWIYLFVLGLWKKAIIVLLLGILSLFVGALIGVNILGIVVVAYVAVNTNKWFYEKEVKGLNTWSL; translated from the coding sequence ATGAGTAAGGAATATATGAACGATGGTTCATTAACTGAAAAATGGAAATTTCGATTTAATTTTTATGAAAAACATGGTTTTCCTGGATTCTGGGGAGCAACACCTGAATATAAAACAGCATATAAAGAATTAAAAATAAGACAACGATTAACTATTCAAATGAATTTTATTGCTTTCTTCTTTTCCTGGATATATTTATTTGTTCTCGGGTTATGGAAAAAAGCGATTATAGTTCTATTACTTGGCATTTTATCTCTATTTGTCGGTGCATTAATTGGCGTTAACATTCTGGGAATTGTTGTAGTAGCCTATGTTGCTGTTAACACGAATAAATGGTTCTATGAGAAAGAGGTAAAAGGATTAAATACCTGGAGCCTTTGA
- the corA gene encoding magnesium/cobalt transporter CorA yields the protein MLSAFQLENNRLTRLEVEESQPLVNAVWIDLVEPDDDERLRVQSELGQSLATRPELEDIEASARFFEDDDGLHIHSFFFFEDAEDHAGNSTVAFTIRDGRLFTLRERELPAFRLYRMRARSQSMVDGNAYELLLDLFETKIEQLADEIENIYSDLEQLSRVIMEGRQGDEYDEALSTLAELEDIGWKVRLCLMDTQRALNFLVRKARLPGGQLEQAREILRDIESLLPHNESLFQKVNFLMQAAMGFINIEQNRIIKIFSVVSVVFLPPTLVASSYGMNFEFMPELKWTFGYPGAIIFMILAGLAPYLYFKRKNWL from the coding sequence ATGCTGAGCGCATTTCAACTGGAAAATAACCGACTGACCCGGCTGGAAGTCGAAGAGTCACAACCCCTTGTCAATGCAGTATGGATTGATCTTGTCGAACCGGATGACGACGAGCGACTGCGCGTACAATCTGAACTTGGCCAGAGCCTGGCAACTCGCCCGGAACTGGAAGACATCGAAGCATCGGCACGTTTCTTTGAAGACGATGACGGCCTGCATATTCACTCCTTCTTCTTCTTTGAAGATGCGGAAGATCACGCCGGTAACTCCACCGTGGCATTTACCATCCGTGATGGCCGCCTGTTTACCCTGCGTGAGCGTGAGTTGCCTGCATTCCGTCTGTATCGTATGCGCGCCCGTAGCCAGTCGATGGTTGACGGTAACGCCTACGAGTTACTGCTGGATTTGTTCGAAACCAAAATTGAACAGTTGGCAGATGAAATTGAAAACATCTACAGCGATCTGGAGCAACTGAGCCGGGTGATTATGGAAGGGCGTCAGGGCGATGAGTACGACGAGGCGCTCTCCACGTTGGCAGAACTGGAAGATATCGGTTGGAAAGTTCGCCTGTGTCTGATGGATACCCAGCGTGCGCTCAACTTCCTGGTGCGCAAAGCGCGCTTACCGGGTGGGCAACTGGAGCAGGCGCGCGAGATCCTGCGAGATATCGAATCCCTGTTGCCACATAACGAGTCTCTGTTCCAGAAGGTGAACTTCCTGATGCAGGCGGCGATGGGCTTTATCAACATCGAGCAGAACCGCATCATCAAGATCTTCTCGGTGGTATCCGTTGTGTTCCTGCCGCCGACGCTGGTCGCTTCCAGCTACGGGATGAACTTCGAGTTTATGCCGGAACTGAAGTGGACTTTCGGCTACCCGGGCGCAATTATCTTTATGATCCTCGCGGGCCTGGCGCCGTATCTGTACTTTAAGCGGAAGAACTGGTTGTAA
- the ysgD gene encoding protein YsgD, which translates to MDTPSRYWLTILSSRINS; encoded by the coding sequence TTGGACACACCCAGTAGATACTGGCTCACTATCCTGTCATCCAGGATCAACTCCTAA
- a CDS encoding phosphodiester glycosidase family protein, with protein MITLNLKRIFLTLTLLPLFAVAADDCTLSDPTLTVQAYTVNPQTERVKMYWQKTNGEAWGTFHALLADVDSLGQVQMVMNGGIYDEGYAPLGLYIENGQQKVALNLTSGEGNFFIRPGGVFYVAGDKAAIVPLQAFKASKDIQFAVQSGPMLLENGVINSRIHPNVASRKIRNGVGINKQGNAVFLLSQQATNFYDFACYAKAKLDVGQLLYLDGTISHMYVKGGAIPWQRYPFVTMISVERKS; from the coding sequence ATGATCACCTTGAATCTCAAACGGATTTTTCTCACTCTCACCTTACTCCCCTTGTTTGCTGTTGCCGCTGATGACTGCACGCTCTCCGATCCGACGCTGACCGTACAAGCGTATACCGTCAATCCCCAGACAGAACGGGTGAAAATGTACTGGCAAAAAACTAATGGCGAAGCGTGGGGAACATTTCATGCGCTGCTGGCTGATGTTGACAGCCTGGGGCAAGTGCAGATGGTGATGAACGGAGGTATTTATGATGAAGGTTATGCGCCTCTCGGTTTGTACATCGAAAACGGTCAACAGAAGGTAGCGTTAAATCTCACCTCGGGGGAAGGTAATTTCTTTATTCGTCCTGGCGGCGTGTTTTATGTTGCGGGAGATAAAGCCGCTATCGTTCCGCTGCAGGCATTTAAAGCCAGTAAAGATATTCAGTTTGCGGTGCAGTCAGGGCCGATGTTGCTGGAGAATGGCGTGATAAATTCGCGTATTCACCCCAACGTCGCGTCGCGCAAAATCCGTAACGGTGTAGGGATTAATAAACAAGGTAACGCAGTATTTTTGCTCAGTCAGCAGGCGACAAACTTTTATGATTTTGCCTGCTATGCCAAAGCGAAACTGGATGTCGGGCAGTTGCTTTATCTTGATGGCACTATCTCACATATGTATGTGAAAGGCGGCGCGATCCCCTGGCAACGTTATCCCTTCGTCACCATGATTTCCGTCGAGCGGAAAAGTTAG
- the uvrD gene encoding DNA helicase II, with product MDVSYLLESLNDKQREAVAAPRSNLLVLAGAGSGKTRVLVHRIAWLMSVENCSPYSIMAVTFTNKAAAEMRHRIGQLMGTSQGGMWVGTFHGLAHRLLRAHHMDANLPQDFQILDSEDQLRLLKRLIKAMNLDEKQWPPRQAMWYINSQKDEGLRAHHIQSYGNPVEQTWQKVYQAYQEACDRAGLVDFAELLLRAHELWLNKPHILQHYRERFTNILVDEFQDTNNIQYAWIRLLAGDTGKVMIVGDDDQSIYGWRGAQVENIQRFLNDFPGAETIRLEQNYRSTSNILSAANALIENNNGRLGKKLWTDGADGEPISLYCAFNELDEARFVVNRIKTWQDNGGALAECAILYRSNAQSRVLEEALLQASMPYRIYGGMRFFERQEIKDALSYLRLIANRNDDAAFERVVNTPTRGIGDRTLDVVRQTSRDRQLTLWQACRELLQEKALAGRAASALQRFMELIDALAQETADMPLHVQTDRVIKDSGLRTMYEQEKGEKGQTRIENLEELVTATRQFSYNEEDEDLMPLQAFLSHAALEAGEGQADTWQDAVQLMTLHSAKGLEFPQVFIVGMEEGMFPSQMSLDEGGRLEEERRLAYVGVTRAMQKLTLTYAETRRLYGKEVYHRPSRFIGELPEECVEEVRLRATVSRPVSHQRMGTPLADNDSGYKLGQRVRHAKFGEGTIVNMEGSGEHSRLQVAFQGQGIKWLVAAYARLETV from the coding sequence ATGGACGTTTCTTACCTGCTCGAAAGCCTTAATGACAAACAGCGCGAAGCGGTGGCCGCGCCACGCAGCAATCTTCTGGTGCTGGCGGGCGCGGGCAGTGGTAAGACGCGCGTTCTGGTGCATCGTATTGCGTGGCTGATGAGCGTGGAAAACTGCTCGCCGTACTCGATTATGGCGGTGACGTTTACCAACAAAGCGGCGGCGGAAATGCGCCATCGCATCGGGCAATTGATGGGCACCAGCCAGGGCGGCATGTGGGTTGGCACCTTCCACGGGCTGGCGCACCGCCTGCTGCGTGCGCACCATATGGACGCTAACCTACCGCAGGATTTCCAGATCCTCGATAGCGAAGACCAACTGCGCCTGCTCAAGCGTTTGATCAAAGCGATGAACCTCGACGAGAAGCAGTGGCCGCCGCGCCAGGCAATGTGGTACATCAACAGCCAGAAAGACGAAGGCCTGCGGGCGCATCATATTCAGAGCTACGGTAACCCGGTAGAGCAAACCTGGCAGAAGGTTTATCAGGCGTATCAGGAAGCGTGTGACCGCGCGGGCCTGGTGGACTTCGCTGAACTGCTGCTGCGCGCCCACGAACTGTGGCTTAACAAGCCGCATATCCTGCAACACTACCGCGAACGTTTTACCAATATCCTTGTGGACGAATTCCAGGATACCAACAACATTCAGTACGCGTGGATCCGCCTGCTGGCGGGGGATACCGGCAAAGTGATGATCGTCGGTGATGATGACCAGTCAATTTATGGCTGGCGCGGCGCGCAGGTCGAGAATATTCAGCGTTTCCTCAATGATTTCCCAGGTGCCGAAACTATTCGTCTGGAGCAGAACTATCGCTCCACCAGTAACATTCTGAGCGCCGCCAACGCCCTGATTGAAAACAACAATGGACGCTTAGGTAAAAAATTGTGGACCGATGGCGCGGACGGTGAGCCGATTTCCCTTTATTGTGCCTTTAACGAACTCGACGAAGCGCGTTTTGTGGTTAACCGCATCAAAACCTGGCAGGACAATGGCGGGGCGCTCGCTGAGTGCGCCATTCTCTACCGTAGCAACGCCCAGTCGCGTGTGCTGGAAGAGGCCTTATTGCAGGCCAGTATGCCGTACCGTATTTATGGCGGTATGCGCTTCTTCGAACGCCAGGAAATCAAAGATGCGCTCTCGTATCTGCGCCTGATTGCCAACCGTAACGATGACGCGGCATTTGAGCGCGTGGTGAATACGCCAACGCGGGGTATTGGTGATCGGACGCTGGACGTAGTTCGCCAGACATCGCGCGATCGCCAGCTAACTCTCTGGCAGGCGTGTCGTGAACTGTTACAGGAAAAAGCCCTCGCTGGGCGCGCTGCCAGCGCCTTGCAACGGTTTATGGAACTGATTGACGCCTTAGCGCAAGAAACTGCCGATATGCCGCTGCATGTACAGACTGACCGGGTAATTAAAGACTCTGGCCTGCGTACCATGTATGAACAGGAGAAAGGCGAAAAAGGCCAGACGCGTATTGAAAACTTAGAGGAACTGGTGACAGCAACGCGCCAGTTCAGCTACAACGAAGAAGATGAAGATTTAATGCCGCTGCAGGCTTTCCTCTCGCATGCGGCACTGGAAGCGGGTGAAGGGCAGGCGGATACCTGGCAGGATGCGGTGCAGTTGATGACTTTGCACTCAGCGAAAGGGCTGGAGTTCCCGCAGGTATTTATCGTCGGTATGGAAGAGGGAATGTTCCCCAGCCAGATGTCGCTGGATGAAGGTGGGCGTCTGGAAGAAGAACGTCGTCTGGCCTACGTTGGGGTAACCCGTGCGATGCAGAAACTGACGCTGACCTATGCGGAAACTCGCCGTCTGTATGGCAAAGAGGTTTACCATCGCCCGTCGCGCTTTATTGGTGAGCTGCCGGAAGAATGTGTGGAAGAGGTGCGATTACGCGCTACGGTGAGTCGTCCGGTCAGTCATCAGCGTATGGGTACGCCACTGGCTGATAACGACAGCGGTTACAAACTCGGCCAGCGTGTGCGCCATGCCAAGTTTGGTGAAGGGACTATCGTCAATATGGAAGGCAGCGGCGAGCATAGCCGCCTGCAGGTGGCGTTCCAGGGCCAGGGTATTAAATGGCTGGTGGCGGCTTACGCCCGGCTGGAGACGGTGTAA
- the yigB gene encoding 5-amino-6-(5-phospho-D-ribitylamino)uracil phosphatase YigB encodes MRFYRPLGRISALTFDLDDTLYDNRPVIQRTEQEALIFVQNYHPALRSFQNEDLQRLRQAVREAEPEIYHDVTRWRFRSIEQAMLDAGLSAEEASAGAHAAMINFAKWRSRIDVPQQTHDTLKQLAKKWPLVAITNGNAQPELFGLGDYFEFVLRAGPHGRSKPFSDMYFLAAEKLNVPIGEILHVGDDLTTDVGGAIRSGMQACWIKPENGDLMQTWDSRLLPHLEISRLASLTSLI; translated from the coding sequence ATGCGTTTTTACCGGCCTTTGGGGCGCATCTCGGCGCTCACTTTTGACCTGGATGATACCCTTTACGATAACCGTCCGGTGATCCAACGTACCGAGCAAGAAGCACTTATCTTTGTGCAAAATTATCATCCGGCGCTGCGTAGCTTCCAGAATGAAGATCTGCAACGTCTGCGCCAGGCGGTACGGGAAGCGGAACCAGAGATTTATCATGATGTGACGCGCTGGCGTTTTCGTTCTATCGAACAAGCCATGCTCGACGCCGGGCTGAGTGCCGAAGAGGCCAGTGCAGGCGCACACGCGGCGATGATCAACTTTGCTAAATGGCGCAGCCGTATTGATGTGCCGCAGCAAACTCACGACACCTTAAAACAACTGGCGAAGAAATGGCCGCTGGTGGCGATCACCAACGGTAACGCCCAGCCTGAATTGTTTGGCCTGGGCGATTACTTTGAGTTCGTGCTGCGTGCTGGCCCGCACGGGCGCTCGAAACCGTTCAGCGATATGTACTTTCTGGCGGCAGAAAAACTCAATGTGCCGATCGGTGAGATCCTGCATGTTGGCGATGATCTCACCACCGACGTTGGTGGGGCAATTCGCAGCGGAATGCAGGCGTGCTGGATCAAACCGGAAAATGGCGATCTGATGCAAACCTGGGACAGCCGTTTACTGCCGCATCTGGAAATTTCCCGGTTGGCATCTCTGACCTCGCTGATATAA
- the xerC gene encoding tyrosine recombinase XerC, whose protein sequence is MIDLHTDVERYLRYLSVERQLSPITLLNYRRQLEAIINFASENDLQSWQQCDVTMVRNFAVRSRRKGLGAASLALRLSALRSFFDWLVSQNELKANPAKGVSAPKAARHLPKNIDVDDMNRLLDIDINDPLAVRDRAMLEVMYGAGLRLSELVGLDIKHLDLESGEVWVMGKGSKERRLPIGRNAVAWIEHWLDLRDLFGCEDDALFLSKQGKRISARNVQKRFAEWGIKQGLNNHVHPHKLRHSFATHMLESSGDLRGVQELLGHANLSTTQIYTHLDFQHLASVYDAAHPRAKRGK, encoded by the coding sequence ATGATCGATTTACATACCGATGTGGAACGCTATCTACGCTATCTGAGCGTGGAGCGTCAACTTAGCCCGATAACTCTGCTTAACTACCGACGCCAGCTTGAGGCGATCATCAATTTTGCCAGTGAAAACGACCTGCAAAGCTGGCAACAATGTGATGTGACGATGGTGCGTAATTTTGCTGTACGCAGTCGTCGTAAAGGGCTGGGAGCAGCAAGCCTCGCATTACGCCTCTCTGCGCTACGTAGCTTTTTTGACTGGCTGGTCAGCCAGAATGAACTCAAAGCCAACCCGGCGAAAGGTGTTTCGGCACCGAAAGCGGCACGCCATCTGCCAAAAAATATCGATGTCGATGATATGAATCGGCTGCTGGATATCGATATCAATGATCCCCTCGCCGTGCGCGACCGGGCAATGCTGGAAGTGATGTACGGTGCAGGTCTGCGTCTTTCCGAACTGGTGGGGCTGGACATCAAACACCTCGACCTGGAGTCCGGTGAAGTATGGGTGATGGGTAAAGGCAGCAAAGAACGTCGTTTGCCGATTGGTCGCAACGCGGTGGCGTGGATTGAGCACTGGCTTGATTTGCGTGACCTGTTTGGTTGCGAAGACGATGCGCTTTTCCTGTCGAAACAGGGGAAACGCATATCCGCGCGTAATGTGCAAAAACGCTTTGCCGAATGGGGCATAAAACAAGGGCTGAATAATCACGTTCACCCGCATAAATTACGTCACTCGTTCGCCACGCATATGCTGGAGTCGAGCGGCGATCTTCGTGGTGTGCAGGAGCTGCTGGGCCATGCCAACCTCTCCACCACGCAAATCTATACTCATCTTGATTTTCAACACCTTGCCTCGGTGTACGATGCGGCGCATCCACGCGCCAAACGGGGGAAATAA
- a CDS encoding DUF484 domain-containing protein translates to MKQPGEELQETLTELDDRAVVDYLIKNPEFFIRNAHAVEAIRVPHPVRGTVSLVEWHMARARNHIHVLEENMALLMEQATANEGLFYRLLYLQRTLTAASSLDDMLMRFHRWARDLGLAGASLRLFPDRWRLGAPSNYTYLALSRQAFEPLRIQRLGQEQHYLGPLNGPELLVVLPEAKAVGSVAMSMLGSDADLGVVLFTSRDASHYQQGQGTQLLHEIALMMPELLERWIERV, encoded by the coding sequence ATGAAGCAACCAGGGGAAGAACTACAGGAAACACTCACGGAGCTTGATGACCGAGCGGTTGTCGATTATCTGATTAAAAATCCTGAGTTTTTTATCCGCAATGCGCACGCAGTAGAGGCAATTCGGGTGCCGCATCCGGTACGTGGCACCGTTTCACTCGTCGAATGGCATATGGCCCGCGCGCGTAACCATATTCATGTTCTGGAAGAGAATATGGCGCTGTTGATGGAACAGGCTACCGCCAACGAAGGCCTGTTTTATCGCTTACTTTATCTGCAGCGCACTCTCACTGCTGCCAGCAGTCTCGACGATATGCTAATGCGCTTTCACCGTTGGGCACGCGATCTCGGTCTGGCGGGCGCGAGTCTGCGTCTGTTCCCGGATCGCTGGCGTTTAGGCGCGCCGTCGAACTATACCTATCTGGCATTGAGTCGTCAGGCTTTTGAACCACTGCGTATTCAGCGTCTGGGGCAGGAACAGCATTATCTGGGGCCGCTTAACGGGCCTGAACTGCTGGTGGTGCTGCCGGAAGCGAAAGCGGTGGGATCAGTAGCGATGTCGATGTTGGGAAGTGATGCTGATTTAGGTGTCGTACTGTTCACCAGCCGGGATGCCAGTCACTATCAACAAGGGCAAGGAACGCAGTTACTCCATGAAATTGCGCTGATGATGCCGGAGCTTCTGGAGCGTTGGATTGAACGCGTATGA
- the dapF gene encoding diaminopimelate epimerase, which yields MQFSKMHGLGNDFMVVDAVTQNVFFSPDLIRRLADRHLGVGFDQLLVVEPPYDPELDFHYRIFNADGSEVAQCGNGARCFARFVRLKGLTNKRDIRVSTANGRMVLTVTDDDLVRVNMGEPNFEPSAVPFRANKAEKTYIMRAAEQTILCGVVSMGNPHCVIQVDDVDTAAVETLGPVLENHERFPERANIGFMQVVKREHIRLRVYERGAGETQACGSGACAAVAVGIQQGLLAEEVRVELPGGRLDIAWKGPGHPLYMTGPAVHVYDGFIHL from the coding sequence ATGCAGTTCTCGAAAATGCATGGCCTTGGCAACGATTTTATGGTCGTCGACGCGGTAACGCAGAATGTCTTTTTTTCACCGGATCTGATTCGTCGTCTGGCGGATCGGCACCTGGGTGTGGGTTTTGATCAGCTATTGGTGGTCGAGCCGCCTTACGATCCAGAACTCGATTTCCACTATCGTATTTTTAATGCTGACGGTAGTGAAGTGGCGCAGTGCGGCAACGGCGCACGCTGCTTTGCCCGCTTTGTACGCCTGAAAGGGCTGACCAATAAGCGCGATATTCGCGTTAGCACCGCCAATGGTCGGATGGTGCTGACCGTCACCGATGATGATCTGGTGCGGGTAAATATGGGCGAACCAAATTTCGAACCTTCCGCCGTGCCGTTTCGCGCCAACAAAGCGGAAAAGACCTATATTATGCGCGCCGCCGAGCAGACAATCTTATGCGGTGTGGTGTCAATGGGTAATCCACACTGCGTGATTCAGGTCGATGATGTCGATACTGCGGCGGTAGAAACACTAGGCCCTGTTCTGGAAAACCACGAACGCTTCCCGGAACGTGCCAATATCGGTTTTATGCAAGTGGTTAAGCGCGAGCATATTCGTTTACGAGTCTATGAACGTGGGGCAGGAGAAACTCAGGCCTGTGGCAGCGGCGCGTGTGCGGCAGTAGCGGTAGGGATTCAGCAAGGTTTGCTGGCCGAAGAAGTACGTGTGGAACTCCCTGGCGGTCGCCTTGATATCGCCTGGAAAGGTCCGGGTCATCCGTTATATATGACGGGTCCGGCAGTACATGTTTACGACGGATTTATTCATCTATGA
- the lptM gene encoding LPS translocon maturation chaperone LptM yields MKNVFKALTVLLTLFSLTGCGLKGPLYFPPADKNAPPPTKPVDTQTQSTLPDKNDRATGDGPSQVNY; encoded by the coding sequence ATGAAAAACGTGTTTAAGGCACTCACTGTATTACTGACTCTTTTCAGCCTGACGGGCTGCGGTCTGAAAGGTCCGCTCTATTTCCCGCCCGCAGATAAAAACGCGCCACCGCCGACCAAACCGGTAGATACGCAAACGCAATCCACGTTGCCGGATAAAAACGACCGCGCCACTGGCGATGGCCCATCTCAGGTGAATTACTAA